In Aeromicrobium marinum DSM 15272, one genomic interval encodes:
- a CDS encoding demethylmenaquinone methyltransferase — protein MTRAGLDKEPHDVARMFDQVAKRYDLTNDVLSLGQDRRWRTHVVDLVAPQPGDLILDLAAGTGTSSEPFAEAGATVVPCDFSLGMLTVGKAQFPGLPFTAGDGMRLPFADEVFDTVTISFGLRNIVDPIAGLREMLRVTRPGGRIVVCEFSTPTWAPFRTVYTNYLMRALPPVARRVSSNPESYVYLAESIRAWPDQRGLALRMVEAGWGRVEWHNLSGGIVALHQSFKPHG, from the coding sequence GTGACTCGAGCCGGACTGGACAAGGAGCCGCACGACGTCGCCCGGATGTTCGACCAGGTGGCCAAGCGGTACGACCTGACCAACGACGTGCTGTCGCTGGGCCAGGACCGTCGGTGGCGCACCCATGTGGTGGACCTCGTGGCTCCCCAGCCGGGTGACCTGATCCTCGACCTGGCGGCCGGCACCGGAACCTCCAGCGAGCCGTTCGCCGAGGCGGGCGCCACCGTCGTCCCCTGCGACTTCTCGCTCGGCATGCTGACGGTCGGCAAGGCACAGTTCCCGGGTCTGCCGTTCACCGCCGGTGACGGGATGCGGCTGCCGTTCGCCGACGAGGTGTTCGACACCGTCACGATCTCGTTCGGGCTGCGCAACATCGTCGACCCCATCGCCGGACTGCGCGAGATGCTGCGGGTCACCAGGCCGGGCGGACGGATCGTCGTCTGCGAGTTCAGCACCCCGACCTGGGCGCCGTTCCGCACCGTGTACACGAACTACCTCATGCGCGCGCTCCCGCCCGTGGCCCGTCGGGTGTCGTCGAACCCCGAGTCGTACGTCTACCTGGCGGAGTCGATCCGCGCCTGGCCCGACCAACGAGGCCTCGCACTGCGCATGGTCGAGGCGGGGTGGGGACGGGTCGAGT